ACGTGCTCGGCAGCCCGGCGTTCAAGCGTCGAAAGCTGGTCGGCGCCACCAAGGTCATTGAGGATTTCGTCGCGTATCTGCTGGCAGTGCCGGCTAGCACGGGTCCGGCCGTCCAGGTCTTCAATGGACAGCAGGCGAGCCTTGCCGTTCCCGGACTTGCCGGGGGCATCGTCAGCGTAGATGTCAGGTGTTGCGGCTGTATCAGCCTGCATCCGGGTTCCATCTTCGGGCTTCGCGCGTCTCACGACGGGCGGACATTACACGGACACAAATACATATTTTCTGATTCAATGTCAATAAAAACAACGAGCTATATATGCTTGTCCACGGTTTATTTATCCGTAGGAAACAAGAATTGCGCACCCTGTGCGCTTTATGTCGCCGACCGACAATTTTCGGCCGGCATCCTTTGTGCGTTCGATAACCACTAGCCTTGTTTTCTTCCCGCAAGCACCCCAGGCGAACATGGCGAACACATACGAACATTGTTCGGGGTAGTTCGCGGGTGTTCGGGGCGAACGAACACGAACACACCCCTATAGGGGTGTTCGTATGTTCGCCTCACCTGTTCGCCTCCCCGTTCGTGAGCCAGACATACGGTTCCCAGACGCCTATAAGGTTCCTGGCTGCCAGCGTATCCACGGCTCGGGCGAATGCCTGTTGCCTTGCCCTGTCAGTGTTGCCGTTGCTGATACCTGACTTGTAAGCGTAGGTGCGCCACAGGTCGGACTTGACGACGGTCGTGATGGACAGCGGGATATGGATTGACGCCTCAGGCCGTTCACCGGCTTCCTCCAAGGCTGTCTTCAGGGCCTTCAGGGCCACCGCCGCGCCGGCAGGCAGCTTGGCCAGCCTGGTAGCCTTGGCAGACGTTGCCTCGGTCTCTACGACGACGCAGGACGTAACCGGTTCGCCGTCCTCGTCCTGGCCTATCTCGACAGGTTCGAGCCGGAAGCCGAATGCGTCGCCGGTTGCATGGTCACGCTGCTTCACGACGGTCGCGGATGCCTGCCCCGAGACCTCGCTTTTCGTCACCTCGATTTCGGTATCGACAGCGGCTTTCAGCAGGGAATGTCCCCGTGCGCCTCGGGTGTCGTCCTTGCCGGCGTGATGGACGACGAGAACATGCGCCCCAGTAGCTATTCGTAACTCGTCAACGTGGCGGACGAACCGGCCCATGTCGTCGGGGCTGTTCTCGTTCCCGCCCGACATGGCCCTCGACAGCGTGTCGACGACGATCAGCTCAATCTTTGGTTCCGAGGGCAGTTCCCTGATGCGGCCAAGCAGCAGTTTGGTGTCGGCATCCGACTTGCACAGGTCGATCGGCTCGGGGATGACGTAGAGCGGCACGCCTTCGGCCTCTACGTCGTGATGACACCGAAAGGCCGTAAGCCGTTCCTCGATGCCGAGCCCGCCTTCGGCGGCGATGTAGACGACGGCACCGGCCCGGACCGGGCGGCTGCGCCATTCCCAATCGAGGGCGACACGGGCGGTCAGGTCCAGGGCGAAGAAGGTCTTGCCGGTGTTGCTGCCGCCATAGACGACAGACAAGGCGCCACGGTCCAGGACGCCCCGGATAAGTGGCGCGCGCTTCGGCAGGGTGTGGATCTTCGACCAAGCGA
The genomic region above belongs to Microbaculum marinisediminis and contains:
- a CDS encoding AAA family ATPase; protein product: MLPDHMTNAELDRLAAGRPAVPPRRPRLVPIAWSKIHTLPKRAPLIRGVLDRGALSVVYGGSNTGKTFFALDLTARVALDWEWRSRPVRAGAVVYIAAEGGLGIEERLTAFRCHHDVEAEGVPLYVIPEPIDLCKSDADTKLLLGRIRELPSEPKIELIVVDTLSRAMSGGNENSPDDMGRFVRHVDELRIATGAHVLVVHHAGKDDTRGARGHSLLKAAVDTEIEVTKSEVSGQASATVVKQRDHATGDAFGFRLEPVEIGQDEDGEPVTSCVVVETEATSAKATRLAKLPAGAAVALKALKTALEEAGERPEASIHIPLSITTVVKSDLWRTYAYKSGISNGNTDRARQQAFARAVDTLAARNLIGVWEPYVWLTNGEANR